A single Leptospira bandrabouensis DNA region contains:
- the terL gene encoding phage terminase large subunit, translated as MEQTIQPTILKPQFKQAQLIACPANEILFGGARGGGKTAALLLDFLSQYKILKGKTRGVIFRRTYAELDDIVSKCREFLEPWGFVRNKGDNVYTHPSGAFLKLRYLESPDDADNYQGHEYSWLGFDEVGNFKSFLGIDKLKSTIRGSGLPPRIVVTANPGGRGHTLIKERYSVNNPYKIDTSPMGWSRCYIPSLFSDNLILMEKDPAYLARATEDLPEYLRRAWEYGDWNISSEAGMFFSREDFEIIEPHQVPGIIQSVRCWDRAASEPSESYPDPDWTVGVKIGVDHAKNFYILDVIRFRKRASDVKSKILQTAQLDGMGNRILLFQDPGQAGKDQSEDMARSLSGFYVTIQSETGAKHVRWSPFSASVQNKITKLVRAPWNAAFIDELVMLTDNDKDYAHDDQADGAAGAYNLLNKNLLDVSPLVFAKS; from the coding sequence ATGGAACAAACGATTCAACCAACAATCCTAAAACCTCAATTCAAACAGGCCCAGCTGATTGCTTGTCCTGCGAATGAAATACTTTTCGGAGGAGCACGAGGAGGAGGCAAGACAGCTGCTTTACTTTTAGATTTCCTTTCCCAATACAAAATTCTCAAAGGAAAAACTAGGGGTGTTATTTTCCGAAGAACTTATGCTGAACTAGATGATATCGTTTCAAAATGCCGTGAATTTTTGGAACCGTGGGGTTTCGTACGAAATAAAGGGGACAATGTATATACACATCCAAGTGGAGCATTCCTAAAACTTCGCTATTTAGAATCACCGGACGACGCAGATAACTATCAGGGCCATGAATACAGCTGGCTGGGCTTTGATGAAGTTGGGAATTTCAAATCTTTTCTTGGAATTGATAAGCTCAAGTCTACCATTCGTGGATCTGGACTTCCTCCTCGAATTGTCGTTACTGCCAATCCAGGTGGAAGAGGACACACATTAATTAAAGAAAGGTATTCAGTAAACAATCCTTATAAGATCGATACGTCTCCAATGGGTTGGTCCCGATGTTATATTCCTTCTTTGTTTTCCGACAATCTCATTTTAATGGAAAAAGATCCTGCCTATTTAGCTCGAGCAACAGAAGACCTTCCTGAATATTTGAGAAGAGCTTGGGAGTATGGAGATTGGAATATCTCATCGGAAGCAGGAATGTTTTTTTCCAGAGAAGATTTCGAAATCATCGAACCACACCAGGTTCCTGGTATCATCCAATCTGTACGATGTTGGGATAGAGCAGCATCGGAACCATCCGAATCATATCCAGATCCAGACTGGACAGTTGGTGTAAAAATAGGTGTGGATCATGCAAAAAATTTTTATATTCTCGATGTAATTCGTTTTCGAAAAAGAGCATCTGATGTGAAATCCAAAATCCTCCAAACTGCGCAGCTTGATGGTATGGGAAATAGAATATTACTTTTCCAAGATCCAGGCCAAGCAGGGAAGGACCAATCAGAAGATATGGCAAGATCTCTCTCTGGATTCTATGTGACAATTCAATCTGAGACAGGAGCAAAGCATGTTCGTTGGTCACCGTTCTCCGCTTCGGTACAAAACAAAATCACTAAACTTGTTCGTGCTCCTTGGAACGCTGCTTTCATCGATGAGTTAGTTATGTTAACAGATAATGATAAAGACTATGCTCATGATGACCAAGCAGACGGCGCAGCCGGCGCGTATAACTTACTAAACAAAAATTTGCTTGATGTTAGTCCCCTAGTATTCGCTAAATCGTAA
- a CDS encoding DNA-methyltransferase, giving the protein MLYTTQRFSISDNVNVQLYNDDCFNVFPKIKDHSIDLILTDLPYGTTDCEWDKVLPFSELWNQYHRVIKPNGAIVLTASQPFTTDLINSNRKEFRYELIWYKTKSSGFLNARKMPNKSHENICIFYQKLPTYNPQKYEVSKNFAKKGKLVGNAGSQLFKIRGPKSQDYQYIDDGSRFPDSVLCFPSESEKGMHPTQKPLSLMRFLLLSYSNEGDLVLDNCMGSGTTGVACAELNRSFIGIEKDKEIFLKARRRILMPENNHWN; this is encoded by the coding sequence ATGCTATACACTACACAAAGGTTTAGCATCTCTGACAATGTGAATGTTCAACTTTATAACGACGACTGCTTTAATGTTTTCCCAAAGATCAAAGACCATTCCATTGATTTGATCCTTACCGACCTTCCGTACGGAACAACAGACTGTGAGTGGGATAAGGTTTTACCATTCAGTGAACTTTGGAATCAATATCACCGAGTAATAAAACCGAATGGCGCCATTGTTCTTACAGCCTCACAACCATTTACAACAGATTTGATAAACAGCAACCGGAAAGAGTTCCGATACGAGTTGATTTGGTATAAAACAAAGTCCAGTGGATTCCTTAACGCAAGGAAGATGCCAAACAAATCGCATGAAAACATTTGTATTTTTTACCAAAAGCTTCCTACTTACAATCCTCAGAAGTATGAAGTATCAAAGAACTTCGCTAAGAAAGGAAAACTTGTAGGAAACGCTGGGAGCCAACTCTTCAAAATCCGCGGCCCAAAATCTCAGGACTATCAATACATCGATGATGGATCTCGTTTCCCGGATTCCGTATTGTGTTTCCCATCGGAAAGCGAGAAGGGGATGCACCCAACACAGAAACCTCTTTCCCTTATGCGGTTCCTTCTCCTGTCTTATTCCAATGAAGGAGACTTAGTCTTGGACAACTGTATGGGCTCCGGGACCACCGGTGTTGCATGTGCTGAACTAAACAGATCCTTTATCGGCATTGAAAAGGACAAAGAAATTTTTCTAAAAGCGAGAAGAAGGATTCTTATGCCGGAAAACAATCATTGGAATTAA
- a CDS encoding methyltransferase domain-containing protein, with product MQNSIVINITPLSIVENYNEYARLMGLPESLFLYPNGKRFFGEWDYGQNFKNISGYKGAYAVQDMVRLNAAIPDMGNLLHLFSGSIPAGPYCRLDSNFAVIGTQVPVRDVVGDATEVHLRFPKEYFDVVMADPPWSKYHSEEIYNCSLVDKAKVLKSVHKVLKPGGILIWKDYSKPVWSGNEYDYLGRISIDPSSGHDDRSFKFYKKKGVL from the coding sequence ATGCAGAATAGCATTGTGATTAATATCACCCCTCTATCGATCGTTGAAAATTACAATGAGTATGCGAGATTAATGGGCCTTCCTGAATCCCTTTTCCTTTATCCAAATGGGAAACGTTTCTTTGGTGAATGGGATTACGGCCAGAACTTCAAAAACATTTCTGGATACAAAGGAGCCTACGCAGTTCAGGATATGGTCAGGTTAAATGCGGCCATTCCAGATATGGGGAACCTCCTTCACCTCTTTTCCGGTTCGATACCAGCTGGACCATATTGTCGTTTAGACAGTAATTTTGCAGTGATCGGAACCCAAGTTCCCGTCCGTGATGTAGTAGGGGATGCAACTGAAGTTCACCTTCGCTTTCCAAAGGAATATTTTGACGTTGTGATGGCAGATCCTCCTTGGAGTAAGTATCATAGTGAAGAAATATATAACTGTAGTTTGGTGGATAAAGCAAAGGTATTGAAATCAGTCCACAAAGTCCTGAAACCAGGTGGAATCCTGATTTGGAAGGACTATTCAAAACCTGTTTGGTCTGGAAATGAATATGACTACCTCGGAAGGATCTCTATTGATCCTTCTTCCGGCCATGATGATCGAAGTTTCAAGTTTTACAAGAAGAAGGGGGTTTTATGA